TTCACATCTGCGACAGCCTTCTCCCTCCCGGCATAGACCCTTTGGGGATATGGAACTCGGTAAAGCTGGACTCCTTGTGCCGTCCACGAATGAAGAACAACCTCATAAGGATAGAGATAAGCCCGGCGGTGGAACATACACGTGATTTCACGCCGGAGGACTGGAAACAGCTCTGGCAGGATTTCGTCACGGAGTTTGACCGTCAGGAGATGAAAGACAGGAAAGGCCGCTTGCTCTCTCCAAGAACCAATCTCGCAGGAAGCAAGTCAACCGTGTGGCTGCACCTTGAATCCGACAGCGGGACTCCGCACCTCCACGCGATAGTGAGCCGTCTTGACGAAGACGGAAACATCAACAACGACAGCAACATCCATTTGCGGGCACAACGGGCGGCGGAACGTGTCGCGAGAAAACGGGGCTGGCAGACAGCGGCCAATATCCACGACATAAACCGTCAGTCTGTCAGCCGCGACTGTCTCGATGTCCTGTACAGAATGAGTGAATGGTCGATTGACGATTATTTCGCCCGGCTTGAGGCGAAAGGATATAGTTTCAAGGTAAGGACTGATGAGAAAGGCGTAATCCGAGGATATATACTGAAAAAAGGAAATGCGAAGTTCAAGGCATCCGAGTTAGGCAAGGGTCGCAACCTCATGGCATCCAAACTTGAAGCAACATGGAATAAACTGCACCCGACGCATGGACAGCAGACAAAAGCCGACAGCGAGGAATACTATAATCGACCCGACTATACCGCTTACAGACCTGATACCCGGCGAGTCAATTTCGAGCATGAAGGCAATTCCTACACCCGTTTTATCCCCGAACAGGTCATGCAGATGTTTGATAACGAGTTCGACAGCAACGAGGTGGACAACTGGGTCGACCTTATCAACGAAGCGTGCTACCATTTCGCCGTGGCTATGGGCTATATGGCGTTTCTCAACGCACCGGCCCACGTTTCAGGTGGCGGTGGGTCATCGGGCAACGACCTTCCGAGGAAGCGCGACGACCTGGAGGAAGAGATCGCCCGTGCCCGTCGTTGTGCCGAGGCAGCCCGCTCCAAGATAGGAATTGTAAGAAAACGAGGATTCAGAAGATAAGCACGAATTATGGCACTCAAAAAATTCGACATATCGGAGGTCAACAAAGCCGGGGCTGACGAAAGGAACGATGAACTGCGACAGAACGAAATCGCCGCGCAAAACAATCTTGCCGGACAGATCCGAATCTTCGTAAAGGAGGCTCCAAACATTATAGAAGCATTGGATAATGCACTGTTGAAACTGGACGCTCAAAAATTCTCATCTTCGGTAAACGACGGCATGAAGAAGACCGTCAGCGAAATGACGAGATCTTTCATCGCCGGGGTCAAGCCCACGGTTGACCGGATTGACAACAGGCAACGAGTTTCCCTTCCAAGTATTGTGTTCTATGTGGCATTTGACACGCTGATATGGCTGCTCATATTCTTTGCATTGGTAGTCTATGCCTCCTGTCAGCCCAATGTATCGGAAACACTGCCAGGCATAATCGGGACGACTTTCTTCTTCTGGCTTGTCTCCACTGCAGCCATCGTTTACCTCTCACGCAAATTCAAATGGTAATGATTGTACAAGTAACAAAAACAATGATCAGCCTAAATATGCTCTGTTCCGATACATTCCCAACAATGCCGATAAAACACCTCCGTCGGGGCTGTTTTGTTACCCACTCAAAAATAACAATTTGTTACCCGTTGATAATCAATGCTAAGCATGGATATATCGAAAATTTCCACCAGTATTTTTTCAATCTCCCTCCCGACAACGACTATATCAAGTGGACTGTCGGCAAGGCGATGTATATGGCTGACGGCACCGCCCTGAAGCAGAAGCAGGCCCTTGATGAGAACGGCTTTTATTCCGACATCATATCATCTTCGGCTGTCTGCACCATAATCTGTGACTCTATCCAGTTCGACGAGCATACACGCAAGTTCAGCTACTACGGGACGCAGATTATCAAGAGGCGCACGCGCGATCTCAAACGCACCATGCTCACCACCGGCTATGTGGAGAATGTGCCACGTACCCAGAACAATCCCCACGGACTGATGATAACCAACTGGCGTACTCTTGAAAACAAAGACCTTGACTATTAAAACCTGACTTATGAAATCCCTAAGACAAACTTTCAGAGACAACCGGAGGAAAGCACATGGCGCGATACGCTCATGGCTCCGGCCAAAGATGGGTGCCATAGGCACACGCTACCGTCTGGCCGCCCGGATAAGGAAGGCCAATTCATGGGCCATGCGACACCCTCGCCGGACTTTCGGCTATGTCGTCGGCTCCCTGCTGATGATACTATTGTGCGATATCATAGTGACCGGGGCGCGGATGGAATCTCAGGAGCCGGAACTGCAATCCATCGCCAAGGTCGAGCCTATCTTCAGCGGCTTCCGCACCATTCAGGCCAACAAGGAGGCGCAACGCCGACGGCTCATTGAGATAACAGGTGACGGTCAGGCGGTCAAGCATGAACTTGACTCCCTTATCGCCATTCCACACAAGAGCCATGACGACTCAATAGGCATAATACGCCGGTACAGGCAGCTTGAACAGATTGTAAAATCCCTCAAACATAACGATAACAATGAAAAAGATTAATTTCAGACAACCGAAGTATATCTTCCCTGCGGTGATTTTCGTGCCGCTGTGTGCGCTGATATATTTCGCAATGGAGACTTTCGGCGGTGGTGGCGATGACCCTCAGGCCGTGGCGACAGACCGTATCAACTCCACTCTGCCGGAGGCCAACGCCGAGGCTCCCGGTGACAAGATGTTCGAGATGTCACGCCGCTTCGGTGACGAGGACGCCTTTACCGCCGTGGGTGCGCTCGGCGAGGAACAGGAGGAACGCGAGGCTCTTGAACACGGCTACACCGAAGACGAGCTGAACCGTCTCGACGCGGCCGAGGCCGAGCGTATCCGTCAGCAGCAGGAGCTGGAGGAACTGGAGCGTTCCCTTGCTGAATCGCGCCGGCATATCAACTCATACGCTTACGGCGACGGCTATAATCCTGCCGACTATGAACCTGCCGTTGACCCCCGTAGCGAATATGCACGCGACCTTGAGGCGATACAGCAGCGCAGCTACGAGCGTCAGAAAGCTATTGAGGCCGGACTTGGCATAGGACAGCCCGACCCGGAGGAAGCCATGCGCAAGCACCGGGCCGACTCCATAGCAAGAGTGCGTGAGATCGAGCGTGAGAAGAACCGCCCCCTGCTGGTGCTTAAATCACGGGAGACCAATGCCGACAAGTTCAATACCGTGGGGAGTTCGGCCGATAATGTCGATGCTCCGCTTATCCGTGCCATGATCGACAAGACAACAAAGGCGCACGAGGGCACGAGGCTACGTTTCAAGTTGCTCGATGATGTGACCATACATGATGTGAGGCTTGCAAAGGGCACATACCTGTACGGCACCGTCACCGGCTTCGGCCAACAGCGTGTCCGCGCCGCCATCACTTCCATTCTTGTAGGCGGAAAGTTCCTGAAAGTGAACCTGTCGGTGTTCGACAACGACGGCATGGAGGGCTTCTATGTCCCGGAGTCCGCTTTCCGCGACTTTATGAAAGAGGCGGGTACCAGCACAGTGCAGCAGAATATCAGCTTTGAGTCGGAGAGCGGCTACGGCTCCGGAATATCAGGCGAGGCCATCGCTTTGCAGGCTCTCCAGAATATGTATAACTCCGCGACTTCCGCTGTGTCGGCCAATATCCGCAAGAACAAGGCGAAAATCAAATACAACACTATCGTTTACCTTATCAATTCAGAGGAAGCATATTAACCGGTAATCAACCAACCCATTATGAAAGATAAAATTATTGCAGCGACCCTCGCGCTATGCGCCGTCGCAATCCCGGCGACAGCCAAAGAGAAGATCCTTGTCAACTCGGAAGTGACAACACATATCGTCATGCCTGAGAATATCAAGATGGTGGACTTATCCACCACTAAGATTATCGGCAACCAGTGTGCCGACAACATAGTGCGTATCAAGCCGTTCATCGAGGCTGACTCTGTACCCGCCCACTACCGCGAGGGTGAGCTGATGGGTACTCTCACACTCATCGGCGAGCGGCATCTGGCACAGTACGATGTGGTATATACCGCCGCCCCTTCGCGTGCCGCCTCTATCCACCGTGTGCCATACGCCGGATTGGACTCATACATCAATCCGGAGGTATCCATGCCTCAGTCGGAAATGGCACGTTATGCCTGGGCCGTATATGGCAGCGGTCGAAAATACAATCAGGTGGTCTCCAAAGCCAACGGCATGAAGGCGATTGTCAACAACATCTATTCGATAGGCAACTATTTCTTCATCGACTACTCCCTTCAGAACAGCACGAAGATAGCATACGACATCGCCGAGGTGCGAGTGAAGCTCACTGACAAGAAGGAGGTCAAGGCCACAAACTCGCAGACGGTGGAATTGTCGCCGGTATATTCGCTGAACCTTGCCAGGAAGTTCAAAAAGAACTACCGCAACGTGCTTGTGCTCGACAAGCTGACTTTCCCAGACGAGAAGGTGCTCCGCATCGAAATATCCGAGAACCAGATAAGCGGACGTGTCATAACCCTTACCGTGGAGTATGACGACATTCTCAACGCCGACGGCTTCGACTCCGACATACTCAAAAATCTGCCGTTCAACTATTCACCCCATATTTACAAATAATCCGGCACTATGAAAAAGACACTATTCGCAATCATCTGTGCGGTGGCTTCTCTCACGGCCACCGCGCAGGAAAACAAGATAGCCGTCAACGCAGGCTTCCTGTTCCCGTCAACTCTCAACGCCACCGTTGGCTACGAGAGGTCGTTCACCTACGGCAACGCCGTGGAGGTCTATGGCGAGATTGGCAATCATTGGAAATCGGGCGAGGGTCAGTTCTGGAAAGGTTATTACTGGGACGGGGGCATAATCTACAAACACCGTTTGCACCGTTACAAGAACGGCAGCTTCCGTGTCCGCTTCGGCCCTCAGTTCGGAGCGGTGGAGAGAAAGTTTTTCATCGGTATCGAGGGAGGCTTTGAATACAACTATGTGTTTCAGAACGGATGCGAGTTCTCGATCATACAGAAGAATAATGTGAATTTCCTGCATGGCGACACGTTCCGCAACGGCCTCATGCTCGGATTCAAGATACCTTTCTGAAATCAGCCGAACAATTCCGAATGGGAGCCGAGACGCACAAGATTGATCTCATCTGTGTCCGGGTCAAACCATATCAAAAGGAAATCACCTTCTATATGGCACTCCATGTGGCCGGCATAATTCCCCGTCAGAGGGTGAGGACGGTTTTCTTCCGGTATCGGCTCCTCATTTTGTAGCAACTCCAGAATCCTGAACAGTTTTTCAACCTTTTTCGGATTATTGCGGAAACGCTTGTAGTCTTTCTTGTATTGACTGCCGGGTTTTAGTTTTTTCATAATCCCATGGATTTTTCCATCGCCTCAACCGAGGAAAGATTCAGGGCAGGCTCGTTGCGGAGACGACCGCTTGCCGCCTCTTCCATTGCCTCAAGTGTGACAGCATTAGGTTCGTGGTATGCGGCATCAAGGAGAACAGTCTCAACATAATTGTTAAGGCTGCGGTTCTGCCGTTTTGCAAGCTGCTTCAATCTGTCAATGAGTTCCACGGAAAGGCGGAAGCTCTGGTTCTTTTTCAGTGCTATTTCCATATCCATATTATTTTATACTGCAAAGTTAGTGTAAATGTATTACAAAAACAATAATTCTACCATATAAGTTCCCAGACTATGGCTTTTGAAGAAACAAAGGAACAGCAACAGATGTATAACTACTTCCGTAGCTGTATCTACATATTCCTGATTATCGAGATCGTGATGAACCTGCCTATCACGGCTGACAACCGCGTGACGCAGTTCATACTCGACCTGCTCGGACGCTTCAAGGTGTTCAACTCCGTGGCCGGGTGCAAGGTTGTCGAACTTGTTTGCATATGTGTGGTATGTATCGGCACCAAAGCGAAAAAGGCATTGAAGTTCAATCTGAAGACTATGGTGGTATATCCGGTGCTTGCAGGTCTCACTCTCGTAGGACTGTGCTTCATCTTCCATCACGGCACATGGGGTATGTCGCTCTTCGGCTTCCCGGCAAGCCGTGTCCTGTATGCCTTCTGCTCGGTGGTCGGCACCATGCTCGTTCACCAGGGACTCGACGGTATCGCCAAGTATTACAACCACAAGGTCGGTGAGGACAGGTTTAATTTTGAGAATGAATCTTTTGAACAGTCCCGTCAGGAGGCCAATACCCCTTATTCAGTGAATATCCCGATGATATTCTACTGGAAAAAGCGTATGCACAACGGCTACATCAACATTATCAATCCGTTCCGAGGAACGATTGTGTTGGGTACTCCCGGCTCCGGCAAGTCTTTCGGCATCATAGATCCGTTCATTAGGCAGCACGCAAGAAAGGGCTTCGCCATGATGGTATATGACTATAAGTTCCCGACGCTTGCCAAGACGCTTTTCTATCAGTATTGCAAGAACTTACACTACGGTAATCTGCCGAATGGCTGCGGTTTCCGCATAGTCAATTTTACCGATGTGGAGTATTCCAACCGTATCAATCCAATCCAGCGTAAATACATTCCCGACCTCGCGGCGGCTTCGGAGACGGCAGCCACGCTTCTTGCCTCGCTCAACAAGGGCGGTGGTGAGAAAAAGGGCGGCTCGGAGGCTTTCTTCACCAACTCGGCCGAGAATTTTCTCGCGGCGATCATCTATTTCTTTGTGAATTTCCACCCGACAGGTTTTCTGAAAGGGAAAAAACTGAAACGCTATATATCGCATGAGGGCAAGAAATTGGAGCTTGTGATACGCAACTGGGACGATTTCAACGCTCTGGACGAGAACGGCGAGGTCATGCTTGACTTCGTGAACGAGAACGGACGCGACGTATCCACCGACGAGGACAAGATGTTCGTTGACCTTAACGGCTTCTCCTATATCGACCGCATGGGTAAGCTGATACTGATTGACCGCTGTTGGTATGAGGACGAGAACGGAAACGAGGTTGAGCCGGACACTATCACAGGTGAGTTTTCGGATATGCCCCATGTGCTGTCGTTCCTTGGACGCAAGTATTCCGAGGTGTTCGACATTCTGATGATGGACGATAAGATAGCCTCGCTGATGGCTCCCTTCAAGTCCGCATACGAAAACAAAGCCAACGACCAGCTTGAAGGTATGGTGGGTACTCTCCGCGTAAATGCCGCACGCCTTGTATCTCCTGAAGCCTATTGGGTGTTCACCGGCGATGATTTTGACTTGAAGATTTCCGACCCGGTGAGTCCGAGCTATCTTGTGATTGCCAACGACCCCGAAAAGGAACAGGTCATCGGCTCTCTGAACGCTCTTGTGCTTAACCGTCTGATAACCCGTGTCAATTCCAAAGGCAACATCCCTGTCAGTATCATCGTTGACGAGCTTCCCACGCTGTACTTCCACAAGATTGACCGACTGATCGGCACGGCGCGAAGCAACAAGGTTGCCGTGACCCTCGGTTTTCAGGAGCTTCCGCAGTTGGAGGCTGACTATGGCAAGGTGGGTATGCAGAAGATTATCACGACCTGCGGTAACATATTCATGGGTGCGGCACGAAACAAGGAGACTCTTGAATGGGCGCAGAATGATGTTTTCGGTAAAGCAAAGCAGACATCGACATCAATCACCATAAACGACCAGAAAATCTCAACCTCCATTTCCGAGAAGATGGACTATCTCGTTCCGGCGGCGAAAATCGCTGACATGGCTACGGGCTGGCTTGCAGGTCAGGCGGCACGTGACTTCACGGCCACCGATGAAAAAATGCTGTCGCATTTCGACATCGAGGACTCCGAGGAGTTCAAGACAACCAAGTATTTCTGCAAGACGCACTTCGATATGGCACGTATCAAGGAGGAGGAATCCAACTATGTGGAGTTGCCTAAAATCTATTCTTTCGACAGTGAGCGAGAGAAGGAGATTATGCTCAACCGCAATTTCAAGCGTGTTAACCAGGAGGTGGCCGATATGGTTAAGGAACTTCTTGGCACTGAATAACACATTTTTTATCATGGAAACCACCGCCAAAATATCCGTTCCCCTCTCGCTCCGCTTATCCGGAAGTGCGTTGAAGATTATCGCCATTCTCTCGATGGTGGCCGACCATTGCGCCTACTTCCTTATGGAGCCGGGCACTCCGATGTACGACTGTCTGCGATGCTTCGGCAGGATAGCGTTCCCTGTGTTCGCTTTCCTTGTCGCCGAGGGGTTCGCGCATAGCCGCGACCGCATGAGATATTTTCTGATACTATTGCTTGCCGGTGCAGTCAGTGAATTGCCGTGGTATCTGCTCAACGGAGCGGACGATACGCATAATGTCATGTTCACTCTCTCCCTCGGAGTTGTGGCACTCGCCATATTCGACCGTATGTGTGAACATGGGCCGCTGTCTTTCATCGGTATTGCAGGTATCGCTGTTCTGGCATGGTGGCTCGGAACGGATTATGACTGGCGCGGTGTTCTGATGATAGCAGTGTTCTACATCCTCCGGCACCAGACCATACGCCCGTGGTTGGAGCGTTCATCGACACATTTTCCCTCTCAGGCTATTCTTCAGATTATATTCACGTTTCCTTTGATGGCTCACTACGGCATAGCCGGTGCGTTGCTCGCCTCCGGAATAATTTTCCTATATGACGGCACCCGCGGCTTCATAAGAAGCAAACCGGCCAAATACAGTTTCTACGCCATATACCCGGCACATCTGATGTTAATTTGGTTATTGTATTGATTAACTTATAGTAATTGTTAATATTATTAAGTGTTCTGACGGTAATTATGCAAAATTACCATCATAACGCTATTGTCTTTATTTATATTATACCATGCAATCAATGAATAACGAGGATTATTATTTTGTACACGTCAAATAAAATCATTACATTTGCAACAAAAACGAGTAACTCTAACTCAGCAAAAAACGAGCAACACTAACTCAATAATCACGAGTAACAGTTACTCCATAAAAACGAGAATATCTCCCAATCATATAAATAATATCGTTATGGCGACTATTGAACAGCTTATGGCTGACTCACTTGAACAGCTACATATTCTGCAACAACAGAATCCTAACCTTGTACTAAAAGGTACAGAACAGTTATCTCGCGTTCATCTTAAGCGATTATTGGATAATGGATGGTTGCAGGAGGTTATGAAAGGTTGGTACATACCTTCTCGTCCGGGCAGCGAGGGAGATACGACTGTATGGTACACATCATATTGGCATTTTATAAAAGCCTATCTCAATTCAAGATTTGATGATGATTGGATTCTGATGCCGGATCAATCCCTTGATATTCTTTCAGGAAAGACTACTGTTCCAATACAATTGGTTATAAAGGCCCCCCAAGCATCTAACAATACAGTAAATTTACCTTATGGTCATTCCATCCTGTCTATCAAAAGTGAAATTCCTGCCGTTTCTTATGTTGAACCTCAATACGAATTAAGGCTTTATTCATTAGAGGAAGCCTTAATCTATGCTTCACCGGCATATTTCGAGCGAGACGAGATTTCTGCCAGAACTTGTCTCTCGATGGTTAAAGATACGTCAGATGTTTTACGTTATCTTGTAGAGATTGGAGCGACTACCCGCGCCGGTCGGCTGGCCGGAGCTTTCCGAAATAATGGTCAGGCTGATTTTGCAGATGAAATACTCAGGACAATGAAAGAATTTGGGTATAAGGTCATGGAGACAGACCCATTTATCTCAGTTCGCACAACTCCATATAGACCTGAAATATCGCCTTATGCAGCGAGAATACGGCAGATGTGGGCAAATATGCGTGAGCAGGTTATTGAAAATTTCCCTTTTAAGCCTGAAAATTCAGTTGATATGCAGAACTATATTCGCAATGTTGACGAAAAGTATCTGGAAGATGCATACCATTCTCTTTCAATAGAAGGGTATCAGGTATCAAAGGAACTTATAGAGAAAGTACGTTCCGGGAACTGGCAACCGGATAAAGAAGATAAGGAGCATAAGCGTGCACTTGTAGCGCGTGGATATTATCAAGCGTTCAATGCTGTAAAGGAATCAATAAAGAAAATTCTTGAAGGCAACCACGCCGGTGATGTTGTCAGCAATGATCATAGCCATTGGTATAGACAGATGTGGATGCCGTTTGTAACCACCGGTATTTTGAAAGCCTCGGACCTTATAGGCTATCGCAGGAGTCAAGTATATATCAGAGGGTCTAAACATATTCCGCTAAACCCTGAGGCTGTCGCTGATACAATGCCGGTACTTTTTAATCTAATGTCTGAAGAACCGGACGCACGTGTTCGTGCAATACTTGGTCATTTCATATTTGTTTTCATACACCCTTATATGGATGGAAACGGGAGAATGGGCCGTTTTATACTTAATGCCATGCTCGCATCCGGTGGCTATCCCTGGACTATCGTCCCTGTGGAATTAAGAGCCGATTATATGAAGGCTCTTGAAAATGCCAGCGTTAACGGAGACATTTCACAATTCTCACAAGTTATCGCAAACCTTGTAAAAGCACAACTTAAATAACAGGTTATCAGAATAACTCACAAAGGCAACCAAAAGTGGTTGCCTTTGTCATTTTAGTTCGCCCGACATGGGCATAATCTAACGGGTGCAAGTCCCTAACGCGGCCTAATAGCGGCAAGCGTACAGCCAAAGACAAGCTGCCAATGGCGACATTGGGTGTGAAGGAAGTCAGCGGCAAAGCACTGGCCTGACGTACAGAAACTTGATATCAAGGCGTTTGCTCGTGGGTAAGACTGCTAAAGAAGTCAAAGCCCGATAGCTATTCGGAACGAGTGGCGTAAATCAAGCAGGTATAAGTGTCAAAGATTATGCTCTTAATCGGGGAGGTCTCACGGACGCAGTTGCGACCCAATTACTCAAAACTGCGGAGTAAAGCTTGCCGTGAGAAGTCAGCAGAGGTCATAGTACCGAACCACGGGTTGGTTTGGGAAGGACTGAACCGTGCAGTCAAGCAGTAACTGATGGTTTGGTTAAAGGTCTTTAGTAGTCAGATGTCCGAAGAGGAGCTAACTGCCGGACGATAGGTCGGAAACCGACAATAGGCAGAAGTGACGATACCTTAATTGCGCCAAAGACAACGCGAGACACCGAGTCGAGAATAAACAAAGTCGGTAAAGCACGGAACCGCCGTATGCGGAACCGCTTGTACGGTGGTGTGAGAGGACAAGTGAACACGAAAGAGGTGAACACCTCAATTAGTGTTCACCTCCTACTCGATTAGTTGTCGAAGCACCCTAATCACGGCACGGATATAGCCCGGATCTTCAGCGTAGCCAATCTTTTTCAGCCACAGCAGATAATTTCCTCCCTTATATTGGTACTGTACTTTTGTGTAGTATGCTTTGACAGATTCAGTCCAGTGGTTAAACTCATAGTATTTGCCTGTGCGTGGATTGGTAAGCCCGAAAAGGTTGTGCTTGTTTCGGCAGACCGGGGATTTGAACCAACCTGTTTCAAGTATTGCCTGTGCCAATACTATCTTTGGATATTTTATGCCGTTCTTTTCAATCTCGGCAATCAGGTTTGGAATGGTCAGATCCGGTAGTCCGGAACTGACGGGTGCTTGCTGGAAATGTGACTTTGATGTGGTGACAATGCTTGCAGATAGCGTTTGTGGCATATTTTTTACGCCAATAACCGTCTCCGGGATTGATGATATTTGAGGCGTTGCGCTATCACTCTTATTGTCAGTGCTATATACTTCTCTCTTGTGCATTTCAACCGTCACAGGAGAATCTTTTGTGACGGTGTAAAACTGGGCTGCGGCATACTGTGAACAGAAAACTGCACAAGCCATCGCAACAAAAATGTTCGGAATTTCAAATTTAGCAATCATGTGGGGATAATTTTGAGGCCGACAAGCGGTTACGCCGCAAATTTATAACCTCTAATTCATTGACATGGAAATTCCGAACAAAAATCAGCAGGACACGCTCCCTTATGAAAAACTCGCCCTTTTGGGTATCGACAGGGAGAAAGCTGATATGCTTCCGCAGGACGTGAAGCAAAAACTGATGCAGGGGGAGGTCACGCCTCTTTTGCAGGTGTCTATCGACACCGGGAATGGCATGGTTATCTCATTACCCCTCAAACTCCAGCTCGCCGCCGACAAGGACGGCAACCCCACGCTGATCGCATATCCCGTGCAGCGTGAACTGTCTGTTGACAGAAACAACGAGCTTCGCCTGTCGCAACAGGAACTTGACGCACTGCGCCGTGGCGACGTGTTGCAGAAAGCCATCGACATCAACGGCGAGAAGACTCAGCAGTATCTCCAGCTCGACCCGGAAACGAAGTCAATCATCCACCGCCGCATAACCGAGGTGCAGATTGAGCAAAAGTTGAAGGACATGGAAAAGGTCAACGACATCGAGCTTGGCTCCCAACAGAAACAGCAGGCACGCGAAGGCAAACCGGTGGAACTGTCGGTAGGCGGCGAAAAGGTATCGGTTGGCATCGACCTCAAGGAACCTCAGGGCTTCAAGATCGTAAAAGGCGACCTCAAGGAGTGGGAGCGTCAGCAGAAATTCCGTTATGACGAGCAGCACCCCGAATATCTCGGTCTGGTAATGACCGACAAGAACCGCTGGGAGTACCGGAAAGTTGTCGAGCATGACTCTAAGGAACGTGCCATCAGCCTCGACCCCACGCAGAAAGAGGAACGCAAATCCGGTCTCAAACGCTGACGCACATGGCAGCTTCAAGAAAAAAAGAGCCGGGCCAACTCTCCGTAATGGATCAGTTCGACCGCATGAAAGAGAAACACCCCGACGCCTTGCTACTTTTCCGCACCGGCAGCACATACGAAATCTACCGTCAGGACGCGAAAAAGGTGTCGGAAATTCTCGGTACACCAGTCTCCACGCGTACAGTCGGCAAAGAAAAGAATGTCGATGTGGCATCTTTCCCACATGAAGCACTCGACACTTATCTGCCACGGCTTGTAAGAGCCGGAATGAGAGTGGCTATATGCGAGCAGCTTGAAGAACCCAAGCAGAAGAAAAAGGAGCAGGAGGCGAAGCACGGGGAGACTACATCACAACAACCCATTAACAAAGAATCCGATATGCCAAGAAAAAAGAAAGAGAAGACTCCCCAGGAGGAGCCTGTAAAGACCACAAAGAGCGCGGTCGATGAAACGACCCCGAAAGAGAAGAAATCAGAATCCCAATCCGCCACCCAGGGCGAAGCCGCCGAGCGCAAGCCCCGTGAGCCTCAGATGGTGACGGTCAACGGCGACAAGGTGACACACGGCCATGCCTACCAGAGCAAGACCAACCCGGAGGACTGGTATTTCACAGCCAAAATCAACGGCGAACAACTGAAGCCTCAGA
The sequence above is drawn from the Duncaniella freteri genome and encodes:
- a CDS encoding Fic family protein — translated: MATIEQLMADSLEQLHILQQQNPNLVLKGTEQLSRVHLKRLLDNGWLQEVMKGWYIPSRPGSEGDTTVWYTSYWHFIKAYLNSRFDDDWILMPDQSLDILSGKTTVPIQLVIKAPQASNNTVNLPYGHSILSIKSEIPAVSYVEPQYELRLYSLEEALIYASPAYFERDEISARTCLSMVKDTSDVLRYLVEIGATTRAGRLAGAFRNNGQADFADEILRTMKEFGYKVMETDPFISVRTTPYRPEISPYAARIRQMWANMREQVIENFPFKPENSVDMQNYIRNVDEKYLEDAYHSLSIEGYQVSKELIEKVRSGNWQPDKEDKEHKRALVARGYYQAFNAVKESIKKILEGNHAGDVVSNDHSHWYRQMWMPFVTTGILKASDLIGYRRSQVYIRGSKHIPLNPEAVADTMPVLFNLMSEEPDARVRAILGHFIFVFIHPYMDGNGRMGRFILNAMLASGGYPWTIVPVELRADYMKALENASVNGDISQFSQVIANLVKAQLK
- a CDS encoding TraX family protein — its product is METTAKISVPLSLRLSGSALKIIAILSMVADHCAYFLMEPGTPMYDCLRCFGRIAFPVFAFLVAEGFAHSRDRMRYFLILLLAGAVSELPWYLLNGADDTHNVMFTLSLGVVALAIFDRMCEHGPLSFIGIAGIAVLAWWLGTDYDWRGVLMIAVFYILRHQTIRPWLERSSTHFPSQAILQIIFTFPLMAHYGIAGALLASGIIFLYDGTRGFIRSKPAKYSFYAIYPAHLMLIWLLY
- a CDS encoding glucosaminidase domain-containing protein yields the protein MIAKFEIPNIFVAMACAVFCSQYAAAQFYTVTKDSPVTVEMHKREVYSTDNKSDSATPQISSIPETVIGVKNMPQTLSASIVTTSKSHFQQAPVSSGLPDLTIPNLIAEIEKNGIKYPKIVLAQAILETGWFKSPVCRNKHNLFGLTNPRTGKYYEFNHWTESVKAYYTKVQYQYKGGNYLLWLKKIGYAEDPGYIRAVIRVLRQLIE
- a CDS encoding DNA mismatch repair protein MutS, translating into MAASRKKEPGQLSVMDQFDRMKEKHPDALLLFRTGSTYEIYRQDAKKVSEILGTPVSTRTVGKEKNVDVASFPHEALDTYLPRLVRAGMRVAICEQLEEPKQKKKEQEAKHGETTSQQPINKESDMPRKKKEKTPQEEPVKTTKSAVDETTPKEKKSESQSATQGEAAERKPREPQMVTVNGDKVTHGHAYQSKTNPEDWYFTAKINGEQLKPQKMDPADLAAYQQKELTVPQLMERYYPTKLMPRVPDVSYQVANVLPGPEGNLTIDKFNVYKETDETRADYGKYKFYAQVGDKKMSTTASREDLNAYFDRVATPGQLVERNFGDRLHLQSHYEQFRLPEGIDPKGIRVAKDKEDNKWKVSVDLGEGRGRSSRQEISFDDGYSLFKTKTATREQIAAKYLNDEIGTKLAAPLSMEKSASMKM
- a CDS encoding DUF4099 domain-containing protein, which codes for MEIPNKNQQDTLPYEKLALLGIDREKADMLPQDVKQKLMQGEVTPLLQVSIDTGNGMVISLPLKLQLAADKDGNPTLIAYPVQRELSVDRNNELRLSQQELDALRRGDVLQKAIDINGEKTQQYLQLDPETKSIIHRRITEVQIEQKLKDMEKVNDIELGSQQKQQAREGKPVELSVGGEKVSVGIDLKEPQGFKIVKGDLKEWERQQKFRYDEQHPEYLGLVMTDKNRWEYRKVVEHDSKERAISLDPTQKEERKSGLKR